Proteins encoded together in one Lutra lutra chromosome 4, mLutLut1.2, whole genome shotgun sequence window:
- the WDR3 gene encoding WD repeat-containing protein 3, translating into MGLTKQYLRYVASAVFGLIGSQKGNIVFVTLRGEKGRYVAVPACEHVFIWDLRKGEKILILQGLKQEVTCLCPSPDGLHLAVGYEDGSIRIFSLLSGEGNVTFNGHKAAITSLKYDQLGGRLASGSKDTDAIVWDVINESGLYRLKGHKDAITQALFLREKNLLVTSGKDTMVKWWDLDTQHCFKTMVGHRTEVWGLVLVSEDKRLITGASDSELRAWDIAYLQEVADLEEPEPKKSKGTSPEIQDTQPEDGALETDETPEDRILTCRKAGSIMREGRDRVVNLAVDRTGRILACHGTDSVLEVFCILSKAEVQKKMDKKMKKARKKAKLNSSKGEEEDIEVSVEMTLQDEIQRVTNIKTSAKIKSFDFIHSPQGELKAVFLLQNNLVESYSLQPSAPAPQPIRTSRITIGGHRSDVRTLSFSSDNIAVLSAAAESVKIWNRATLQCIRTMTCEYSLCSFFVPGDRQVVIGTKTGKLQLYDLASGNLLETIDAHDGALWSLSLSPDQRGFVTGGADKSVKFWEFELVKDENSTQKRLSVKQTRTLQLDEDVLCVRYSPNQKLLAVSLLDCTVKIFYVDTLKFFLSLYGHKLPVICMDISYDGALIATGSADRNVKIWGLDFGDCHKSLFAHDDSVMYLQFVPKSHLFFTAGKDHKIKQWDADKFEHIQTLEGHHQEIWCLAVSPSGDYVVSSSHDKSLRLWERTREPLILEEEREMRREAEYEESVAKEDQPVVPGETQGDNYFTGKKTIETVKAAERIMEAIELYREETAKRKEHKAICKAAGKEVPLPINPILMAYGNISPSAYVLEIFKGIKSSELEESLLVLPFSYVPDILKLFNEFIQLGSDIELLCRCLFFLLRIHFGQITSNQMLVPVIEKLKETTISKVSQVRDVIGFNMAGLEYLKRECEAKSEVMFFADATSQLEEKKRKRKKREKLILTYT; encoded by the exons ATGGGGCTCACGAAGCAGTACCTACGCTATGTTGCCAGTGCAGTCTTTGGCCTTATTGGCAGCCAAAAAGGTAATATTGTCTTTGTGACACTTCGTGGTGAAAAAGGACGCTATGTGGCAGTACCAGCCTGCGAACATGTTTTCATCTGGGActtaaggaaaggagagaag ATCCTTATCCTTCAGGGACTTAAACAAGAAGTCACTTGCTTGTGTCCCTCCCCAGATGGGCTGCACTTAGCTGTTGGTTATGAGGATGGGTCTATCCGAATCTTCAGTCTCCTGAGTGGGGAAGGAAATGTGACCTTCAATGGACACAAAGCAGCCATCACTTCCTTGAAGTATGATCAGCTAGGGGGCAGGCTGGCTTCTGGGTCCAAG GACACAGATGCTATTGTGTGGGATGTGATCAATGAAAGTGGCCTCTACCGTCTTAAGGGGCACAAGGACGCCATCACACAAGCACTGTTTCTACGAGAAAAGAATCTGCTGGTTACTAG tggaaaaGATACCATGGTGAAATGGTGGGACCTTGATACCCAGCACTGCTTTAAAACAATGGTTGGCCATCGAACTGAG GTGTGGGGGTTGGTGCTGGTATCAGAAGACAAGCGACTCATTACTGGGGCTTCCGACAGTGAGCTGAGGGCTTGGGACATAGCCTATCTACAGGAG GTGGCAGACTTAGAAGAACCAGAGCCCAAGAAAAGCAAAGGGACTTCCCCTGAAATACAGGACACACAGCCTGAGGATGGCGCCCTGGAGACAGACGAAACTCCTGAGGAT CGCATCCTTACATGCAGAAAAGCTGGTTCTATCATGcgggagggaagggacagagttGTGAACCTTGCGGTCGACAGGACAGGCAGGATTCTAGCTTGCCAC GGAACTGATTCTGTGCTAGAAGTGTTCTGCATCCTTTCCAAAGCAGAAGTTCAGAAgaaaatggataagaagatgaagaaagctagaaagaaagcaaa ATTAAATTCTTccaaaggggaagaggaagacatTGAAGTCAGTGTTGAGATGACTCTGCAAGATGAAATCCAACGGGTGACTAATATCAAAACTTCTGCCAAAATCAA ATCCTttgacttcattcattcacctcaaggagagctgaaggcagtcttcCTGCTGCAGAACAACTTGGTGGAGTCGTATTCGCTGCAGCCATCTGCGCCTGCTCCTCAGCCCATCAGGACAAGCAGAATCACTATCGGGGGTCACCGCAGTGATGTGCGGACCCTGTCGTTCAGCTCCGACAACATTGCTGTCCTTTCAGCTGCTGCAGAGTCCGTGAAGATATGGAACAG GGCCACACTACAGTGTATCCGCACAATGACCTGTGAATATTCGCTGTGCTCGTTCTTCGTGCCTGGTGATAGGCAGGTGGTCATAGGAACAAAG ACAGGAAAGCTGCAGCTTTATGACTTGGCCTCAGGAAATCTGCTGGAGACAATAGACGCACATGATGGAGCTTTATGgtccttgtctctctccccagATCAG CGTGGCTTTGTGACAGGTGGTGCAGATAAATCTGTCAAGTTCTGGGAGTTTGAGTtggtaaaagatgaaaatagtacCCAGAAGAG ACTTTCTGTGAAGCAAACCCGAACCTTGCAACTAGATGAAGACGTTCTGTGTGTCCGTTACTCTCCCAACCAAAAGCTGTTGGCTGTGTCTTTGCTGGACTGTACTGTAAAAATTTTCTATGTTGACACTTTAAAG ttctttctttcactctATGGACACAAACTGCCTGTTATATGCATGGACATCTCTTat GATGGAGCACTAATAGCAACGGGCTCTGCTGACAGGAATGTGAAAATCTGGGGTTTGGATTTTGGGGACTGCCACAAGTCTCTCTTTGCACACGATGATAG TGTGATGTACCTACAGTTTGTGCCCAAGTCCCACCTCTTTTTCACCGCTGGGAAGGACCATAAGATTAAGCAGTGGGATGCGGACAAATTTGAACACATACAGACTCTGGAG GGGCACCACCAGGAAATTTGGTGCTTGGCCGTAAGCCCCAGTGGAGACTATGTTGTGTCATCGTCGCATGACAAATCTTTGAGACTTTGGGAAAGAACAAGGGAGCCTCTTATTcttgaagaggaaagggaaatg CGAAGGGAAGCAGAATATGAGGAGAGTGTAGCCAAAGAAGACCAACCTGTA GTTCCAGGAGAGACTCAAGGTGACAATTACTTTACTGGAAAGAAAACTATTGAAACGGTTAAAGCA GCTGAGAGGATCATGGAGGCTATCGAGCTATATCGAGAGGAGACTGCAAAAAGGAAGGAACACAAAGCCATTTGTAAAGCTGCAGGGAAAGAG GTTCCTCTTCCCATTAACCCCATCCTGATGGCTTATGGCAACATCTCT CCTTCAGCTTATGTGTTGGAGATCTTTAAAGGAATCAAGTCGAG TGAGCTGGAAGAGTCTCTGCTTGTGCTACCTTTTTCTTACGTCCCAGACATCCTTAAGCTCTTCAATGAATTCATCCAGCTGGGCTCTGATATTGAACTCCTGTGTAGGTGCCTCTTCTTTCTGCTCAG gATTCACTTCGGGCAGATTACTAGTAACCAAATGCTTGTGCCAGTGATTGAAAAGTTAAAGGAAACAACTATTTCAAAAGTCAGCCAAGTCCGG gatGTTATTGGATTCAACATGGCAGGTCTTGAATATCTCAAGAGGGAATGCGAGGCAAAAAGTGAAGTTATGTTTTTTGCTGATGCGACCAGCCAgttggaagaaaagaagaggaagaggaaaaagagggagaagctaaTTTTAACATACACTTAG